The region CTGGTGGACAGAGAGCAAAGGTAGGAGGGATCAAAGTCCATCCAGGGTTGGCCAAACTGAGCCCAGGGGCAGGTGACCCAGGGATGAGGACTGTAGACATTGTCTTGAGGACACCAGGGCACCAGGGAGAGGGCTGAATTGCATGTTTGGGAtgtgcagagggagaggcaggcaaaGAGGCTAATAAGAGGCCAGAAAAAAATCTGGGCCGTGTCACCTGTCCCATTCCATCCTATTTCCACAGGCCCAGGCATGTAGCCTATGAAGGGTCGGAGCTAGGAGAGAAGGTTCTGCCTAGGTGGAATTGGGACGGGCTAGAGGAGGTGGGTGCAAGGACTCTGTCCCCTCTTGTGCCCTCCAGTGATGGTATTGCTGGAGGATGAGGCCTCGGTCACTGGAGGAGGATTGGCTGCCCGCTACCGGGCCAAGCAGATGCATCTGCACTGGTCAGAGGAGTTGGATAAGGGCTCAGAACACACCCTCAATGGGGTTCGCTATGCCATGGAGGTGAGTGCCCTTTCCTGGGTTGACACTTTTGTTGGGCTCTGGGTGGACCTGCCTGTGGCAAAAAAGGTGTTCCAGCCGCCTCACAGGCCCTCTCCCCATTCCTCTCACTCCCCACCAGATGCACATAGTAcatgagaaagagaaggggacatcGAGGAGCGAGAAAGAGGCCCAGGATCCCAAAGATGAGATTGCAGTGCTGGCCTTCTTGGTGGAGGTGGGGCCCTCATCTGCCAGGGTCTGAGAGGCTCCTTCTTGGATCCAGAGATCTGCAAGGCAGGAGGGGACTGGGGGGATCCAGACTTCCCCTCTGTTTCTCAGTGACTTCTCTGCCCCCAGGTGGGGAGCCCAGAGCCTCTCAGGGCTTCAGTCCCAGaagcttcctgccctcccccccacagtCCAGAAGAATGGGATGGTGGTCACCCCTGGCTCTCCACATGTCCCTGTCAAGCCCCCTTCTGTTCTGTTCCAGGCCGGATCTGAGAAAAATGATGGCTTCCAGCCTTTGGTGGAGGCGCTGTCTTATGTCCCCAGACCCAGTGAGTGGCTGGgggtgaagggaagagaggagactTCTTCCTACAAAGGAAGAGCTAGGGTGATGCAGTGGCCTGGGCTCTCAGGGATCCCTGCTTCTCCCACCAACTGACAGTAtcctctgtttctgcctctgccccagagATGAACACCACAATGAATGACAGCATCAGCCTGTTAGACCTGCTCCCCAAGAAGGAGACACTGAGGCACTACTTCCGCTACCTGGGCTCACTTACCACTCCAGGCTGCGAGGAGAAGGTTGTCTGGACTGTGTTCCAGGAGCGCATTCAGCTCCACAAGGACCAGGTACTTAGGACCCAGCCAAGGGTGTGGCCCCCCCACTGCCCAGTTCCCACACCATTCCTCTGGATCCCCACAGAGGCACCCTGgactggggtggggatgggtcaCTCCAGGGAGCTGCCAAGGGTGTGGCCCCCCACTGCCCAGTTCCCCACACCATTCCTCTGGATCCCCACAGAGGCACCCTGgactggggtggggatgggtcaCTCCAGGGAGCTGCCAAGGGTGTGGCCCCCCACTGCCCAGTTCCCCACACCATTCCTCTGGATCCCCACAGAGGCACCCTGgactggggtggggatgggtcaCCAGGGAATCCATAGACATTCCTTGGGGCAGACAAGACAGGTCTGGCCTATCCCATCCCTAGTTTGAGGGCTGGAGGGGAGGCTATGGCAGAGGAGGTCAGAAAAGGCTCCCATGCTGCCCTCTGTAAGTAGGTGGGAGTTGTCCAGCTGAGGGCAGGGAACCAATGTCCTGAGGAGAGGGGTCAACATGGGAGAGGGTCCAAGGCTGGCCAGGAGCAGCTGAGAGAAGGTCAGGATAGCCACAGTAGGAACAagtccattcattcaacaaatggtgctcgAATCCTTATAACACACTAGGCTCTAGGGATAGAGCAGTGAATCAAAGGGCCCAAATCCCTGCTCTAGTGATACTTGCATTacagaacagtggttctcaaagagtGGTCCCTGGACCAGTGGCATCaacatcatctgggaacttgctTGACATTCGAATTCTTGGGCCTCACCCCAGTCCTACCAAATCAGAAACTGTGTGGGCGGGGCCTGGCAAAGTGGGGCCAGCAAGCATCCCCCCTTCCTCGCCCCCAGCTGTGATACTACTGCACACTGAAatctgagaaccactgttctataGTAGCAGTGATAATACAGTAGTGATCAGTGACTGTGGGGCTGCAAAACTGTGAGCTGTATGTCCTTAGCTTCCCAGCTAAGTGAAGCTAATAGGAACTAAGCCCCCACCAGTGCCAGGTAGTCTATATCCCCTTTTGCTTTTCATCTGCACAAAACCCTGAGAGTTAGAGATTCTGAGCCTCCTTATTAGTGAGGGCTCAGAGAAGCAAGGTTACTggcctggggtcacacagcaggAAATGTAGCTATGCTTGCTCCCTGCTTGCTGCTGAGCCCTGCCCCTTCCACAGATCGCTGCGTTCTCCACGAAGCTCTACTACGACTCGGAGCAGAAACTGAAAATGACAGATAATGTCAGGCCACTGCAGCGCCAGGGACAGCGCCTGGTGTTCAAGTCTCAGGCCCCAGGACAGCTGCTGCCCTTACCCTTGCCAACCCTGCTGGTCCCCATGCTCACCTGTCTGTTGGCTGGCTTCCTCGCATGATAGCTCACTTCTGGACACTTGACCTCTGCTCTCATCCCATAGAGGCCTGGGGCCTCCATTCCTCAGGCTTCCTAGCTTGGATTTTGATGATGATTAAACAGATATATTTTTGGAGAAGCCTTTCtcaggtctatttttagtttccatgactgtctctgttctgttcccttcAACCCACCGCCATTCCAGGGTAGGAGCCTTAAGGCCTGGATATTTCTTCTACGCAAGGACCATGGGGCATCTCCTCCTACCttttgcccccctcccaccttttTTGAACTCTCTGCATCCCATTTGGAGAGATGCAAAGATAGCTCTGAGTTCCAACACAGCGAAAGCCAGAAAAGTTctggaacctgggtggctcagttggttacacttttgactcttgatttcagctcaggtcatgatctcacagtttgtgagatcaagccctgtgtcaggctctacgctgacagcgtggaggctgcttgggattctctctgtccctctttctgcctctccccctcctccatctcctgctctctcttaaaataaataaataaacttttaaaaagaaaagaaaagaaagaaaagaaaaccagagaagttCCAATCCAGCCTCTTCATTGTATAAtgggggaagctgaggctcagaaaggagaGGATAATACGTGGAGGCCACAGAGGGGGCTCTGGCAGAAGTGGCTCAGGATCCAGCCTAGCACTTTCTTCTCTGTACTAGGGGTGGAAAGTGCAGGTTGTGTGTGGTACAGCCTAGGCAAGGTAGGTGAGAGGAGGTTCATTTATTTGtccaaatatttcttgagcatctatgttttaggcactggggatgtggcagggaagacagacaataaatgcCTGCCTGCCCTCCTGGAGTCCACAGTCTAGTTAGAGtcactataaataaaatatacacactgTACATGTATCAGAAGGCAGCAAGAGCTATGGAGAAAGATACACCAGGAAGGGAAGGTCGTTAGGGAAGGTCTCCGCAGACAGGGGCAGACTTTCCATCAGGAAGCCAGCAGGTGTTCatgtgtggaggggagggtgccTGTCAGAGGAACAGGATGGAGACCGCCAGCAGGagtggagtgagggagggagaaattgTGTTAAgagagctggagggagaggggggagggggaggaacgggggaggaggaagggggaaaagggagaggtCAATtgtgtggggggcaggaggggcttgCACTAAGACATTATAAGGATGTTGGTTTTGAATGTGAAAGAGCTGGGAGCCCCTAGAGACAGCTAGCTAGAGCCTGATGTGCTTCATTGGGAAACAGCTAAGGGGTGATGAGTGAGGGGAGGCTGCTGCAGGGATCCAGGAGCTGATGGATCACAGGTCTTTGAACACTTTGCAAGTGAGACCAGGAAGAGGCAGGTATGGGCGGAAGGGCCCAGAAAACTGGAGAAGGAAATAAGGGCCCCATGGACAGGTCCCAAGTCGGCAACCCAGAGTTAAGGGGCCCCAGGTTCTGGGATCTCATCATCTAGGGCAGGGCTGGATTTTGGAGGAGcatgagggtgggggaaggggaggagaaggggcctTGCTAGGTAAAGAGGAGGCCAGGGCCATGTCTGTGGGGACAACCTCTCTAACAGGCTCTACCGTCTGTACATGGTGAACTTCCCCGCAGGAAGACATGCGAGATAGTCAGGCACTCAAGGGATTCCATTATGTGATGCTAGAAGCCCTGGCAGGCATACTGTCGCTCTCTGAAGGGGAGCTGGTTGGCAGAGGTGACCTCTAAGCCCTCTGCCACCCTGACACCCTCAGAGCCCCTGACTGACCACTCCCAGCAAAACCTGCGGAGAGGGAgaagcctcccctcccctttcctttcgTGACCAAGAATAAGCACCCCTCTCCCTTCACCAGTGACCACACAGCAGTGGGGGTGGTGTTATGGTCACCATGGCAACAGCAGGTGGCGTGTGTCAGCAGGGGGTGTGTGGGCACCAAACCTGTTCTTTTTGGTTCCTGGTGCAGCCTGTGGGGGATCTGAGACTTTTTGTacccgccccctcccacccaaGGCTCAGGGCTCTCAGAAATccaaactcccccccccccaataaagccccacccctgtccctgccctcaaggcaGCATTCAGTAAAAAACAGGGCAGCAGAACCCGGAAGTCCCAACTCTCTCCAAGGGACTTAAAGGAACCCCTGCGGAAGGCACGTGACCCTCTCCTGTCCCCCTGACCCCACAATAATAAACCTGGCCAGTGGAGGACAGAATCGGCACAGCTTGTTCAGGTCCCAGGGCTCAAGCCTCTCCCCTGACTTCCCCTACGTGCTTAAAGCTGAGTAGGTGCCGTCAGCACATGATTCATAGCAAGGTCATTCCCAGACAGTTATTGCAGGAGCCATTCCTGGAATTAGCCCCCATATCCTGGAGGTTGAGATTGATAGGCAATCCCTCTTGTGGGGTGTGTGTTCTTGAGAGCCTCCTCTTCTGAGTAAATTCAATCCCTCCATGctgccccaccaccaccctgggCAGATCCCTTTCTAGAGAGGACATTCTAAGTTCCTTGTGCCCAACCCAGACTGGCTTCTGACACAACGTGGCCAGAGATGATAGGGGTCACCAGGGGCAACCTTATTCAGAAAGagtcctgcctgccttccccacaGCCCTGCTTTCATTTACTTCTGATGCTCCTCGGTCATTGCATCGGGCATacagtgtgtacacacacacacacacacactcttcactGCAGCTGGCCAGGCCTGAGGAAGGCTCAGTGCCTGACAGTTTTGGTCGGCACCTGACTTCTTTGAGGTTACTGGCTCCGAGCACAGACCATGATTCACATTCATCCAATGCCTGCTGAGGGCCAGACATGGACCTCTCTATAATCCTCGTAAAGGGTGGCGTTATTTCTTTGTTGCACAGATAAGgatgctgaggcacagagaggggttAGGAGACCTGTCAGAACTTGGGGTCGCTACTCTGCACCTCCTTGGCTCCCACTGCTACTTTTGGCCTGTGGCAGTTCCCAGAGAGACAGATCTTTGGATCCGGGGTAGGGTGGGGTCTGTAGCACCCTGTCCCACCCTGTCTCCCCTGGCTGCTCTGTATCCCTGATGGCTCTTCTCTCTGGCCTCCGTCTCTGGCCCCATTTAGGTTTGGCATCTGGGTGGGAGCCAGGGGCTAAAAATACTCCCCGTGTGTTTAGATGATTCTTGGAAAATAAACTTCCCCATCTTGGCTCTCAGTTTGCACACTTGCTGGTCCTGCTTCCTGTGCTCTGATCTGACAGTGCCTGGagtatatggggggggggggggtggtgggagggtggggaaagtaGAAGGGTCTATAGGGGCCCAGCATCATGGGTGGTGGTGAAGTGAGCATGCACATACATACCTGTATGCAAAAAGGCCACCATGTCACAAAACTCTAGGGGTGCCTATATGGAGACCACATTGTGAATAGTATCCCCATGTGGTGGGACCACCCTGAGGGTCTGTGCTTATGtgtgggaagaggcagggaagctgGTGGCCTTGCAGGCCTGGGAACAGGGCTCCCATGTTTCTGGGCCTGTTTATCCATCTACAAAATGGGCTAAGCTTGACCCTTCCATCTAACTGGGCCTAGCTATCTTCAGGCTCCTGCTGGTGACCTTGGGAGGAAAGCCAGGCCCATCTCTGTGGGTGGGGCGCTGCTCCTGCACCTTGAATTACACATCTAGTGGACTCTGTTTGTTTATCTGAGTAGGGACAAAGGCATTATCTCCTCTAGGGACTAAGGACATGCCCCTGGGCCCAggcagccctggggaggggctTCCTTTGGAGGACAGCTACAGGACAGACAAGTCACAAGCCAGTTCCTTCCTCTGAGCCTTAGCACTAGCTGAGAATGGACACGTGGAAGGCTCTTCACATTCCAAGTGTTGGCTGCTGCAAggcctgggaggagagggagagggccaggggacagggaagggacaAAGGTACATTTTGATCTTTCAACAAACACTATTATGTCCTCTGTGCCAGGGACTGAggattcagggaaaaaaaaaaaaaaaccagtctgtGCTCTTTCCCCAGGACTTCTGACCCAAGGGCAGACACATAGGGCACAGCAGTACCAGGTCTACAAAATACAGGCATAGACACATGGGAGCATGGGCCCCAGAGCCACACAGATTTAGATTGTAGTCTTCTTCCACAGCTGTGAAAGGCAAGTGAGAAGCCTTTGGTAACTTCATTCacctacctttctttctttctttctttcttctttctttcttctttctttctttctttcttctttctttctttcttctttcttctcttttaggtttatttatttattttgagagggagtcagagaaggtgagtggggcaggggcaaagagagagggagagagagagaattccaagcaggctcctcactgccagcgcagagcttgatacagggctcaaactcatgaacagcgagatcacgaactgagttgaaatcaagagtcagatgcttaaccaactgagccacccaggcgacccattaattcatctttctgagcctccatttcctcatctgtaaaatgggcatgatgATGATTTACTTCATAAGGTCAGTGTAAAGATGAAACAAGATGCCTGGCCAAGAGTTTGTATTCAATAATTTGTAGTTATCattatgattgtttttattaGAACACTGAAGGATGGGTAGGACCTacagacagagagaaactgaCCACTTCCAGAGATGGGGATAGGGAAGAATATGTGGAGGTCAGGATTCTGAGGAGTGATGCATAGATTTGCCCCTGTGGTAAGGAGTAGGTGTGAGATGGGCTGGCAGTCCTACTCCTATGGAAGGGAGAAACTGTAAGACCCCTCCAGGGGTCCACTTCTCCACTCAGACACTCCGATGTCCCCCCCTAGCACTCCACCTCACCCATACACAGAGCAGTCCACTGAGGCAGGCCCCCCAGCCTGACCTTTGCCCAGAGTTCACCAAGGTCACTCAGaacaacagagagagacaagaggggGAGGCCAACTGAGGCCCAGCCTGCTCTGCAGCTCTCATGTTCCTGCCTTATTGGGTGGTGGTCCAGGTTAGAGTTCGGCTGAGACTATCCAGGGCCCCTGCCGCTTTCCTGCTGTGGGatccatttcattttcctctggtCCTTCCTCAGGAGCAGCAGGATTACCACATTTGCCCTCTGATGGGTCCTTTTCTCCACTGCTGGTTCTGTCCCTGGCCATCTGCCAGTACACCTATTATACTGTCTGGATTTGCTGCAGGCTTCCCCCAGCTTATGGTCTGTACCCACCCAGTATCGCCtgataaatttgaatttcagataaacacttttttttttttttagtgtatctcCAAAATTGCATGGggcatacttatactaaaacaTTATGTTGTTTAGCTGCATAAGCATCTTGATTTTGTATTTACCAGATGTAGTGACCCTACCCTCATTCCATCTAtgtcagggaaactgaggccaagaggaaGGGCAGACAAAAGGAGGGGTCAGAGACCAAGGCAGCCACCACTTCCTCCTTGGccatctcctctccctcccactggcCACACCCTCCAGGAACTGATAGCACACTGGTTGAGGGGTTTTCCCCTTCCCTGACTGGTATTGGGCTCCCTGTTGGAAGGGCAGCTGGGTACACTTTGCAGCAATGGACTTCCTCCCCACAGCTTTCCAAAGTCTTGGGAGAGGCCAGTGCCAAAGCTTCATTCCTTCTCCTTTGGCCTCTGCTTGACTCCCGCCTCCCTGAGCTGGAGGGCCAGGGTCCCTTCCTGCAGCCCCGCCACCATCACACCAGCCACCTCTTGAGGAAGGGAGCCCTCAGGCAGCGTCTGGCCTCCGTGTCCAGGTGGGGTCAGAAGGGGCTGGGTGCCAGGGTTTTATTTACAAACTGAGGAGAGACTCAAGAGGTGCAGAACACTAGGCGTCAGAGTGCTTATTGGCGTCACAGCCTGGAGTACAGGAAGAGGACCCAGACACCAGTCAGCAGCTGAGTTCCCTCTGTCCATCAGACACCCTTCCTCCCATTCCTTTCGCCTTGTAATCACCCTGATCTGTTTTCCTACCTTCAGCTATCATTATCTGCATGCCAGGCCCTTTGTAAGGTACTTTACATCCACTAGCCCATTGAATCCTGACAGTAATCTTTAGAGCAAGAGCTCCCACTGGCACAGCCTCTTCAGGACAGCAGGCATTTCCATCTGTTTGTGGTGGATGATGTgctgcccagctcagagccttagGCAGCCCTAAGCTTGTCCCAGCAGTGAGCACTGTCAGAGTGTGGATGCCTTCAGTTGTCGGCCTCTCTAGGGAAAGGAAGCCCCTTCACTCCAGGTCACACTCCTTTCTGCAGCAGCCTCCAGCCAAAAACTGATCAGCATG is a window of Prionailurus viverrinus isolate Anna chromosome E1, UM_Priviv_1.0, whole genome shotgun sequence DNA encoding:
- the CA4 gene encoding carbonic anhydrase 4 isoform X2, giving the protein MRLLPALLALAAARPLACADSHWCYDIQAKASNYACLGPSQWGGDCKKNRQSPINIVTTEAQVDPNLGLFSFSGYDKKQKWKVQNNGHSVMVLLEDEASVTGGGLAARYRAKQMHLHWSEELDKGSEHTLNGVRYAMEMHIVHEKEKGTSRSEKEAQDPKDEIAVLAFLVEAGSEKNDGFQPLVEALSYVPRPKMNTTMNDSISLLDLLPKKETLRHYFRYLGSLTTPGCEEKVVWTVFQERIQLHKDQIAAFSTKLYYDSEQKLKMTDNVRPLQRQGQRLVFKSQAPGQLLPLPLPTLLVPMLTCLLAGFLA
- the CA4 gene encoding carbonic anhydrase 4 isoform X1, encoding MRLLPALLALAAARPLACADSHWCYDIQAKASNYACLVTGAAPFPSVYQLATGNQPSPGPSQWGGDCKKNRQSPINIVTTEAQVDPNLGLFSFSGYDKKQKWKVQNNGHSVMVLLEDEASVTGGGLAARYRAKQMHLHWSEELDKGSEHTLNGVRYAMEMHIVHEKEKGTSRSEKEAQDPKDEIAVLAFLVEAGSEKNDGFQPLVEALSYVPRPKMNTTMNDSISLLDLLPKKETLRHYFRYLGSLTTPGCEEKVVWTVFQERIQLHKDQIAAFSTKLYYDSEQKLKMTDNVRPLQRQGQRLVFKSQAPGQLLPLPLPTLLVPMLTCLLAGFLA
- the CA4 gene encoding carbonic anhydrase 4 isoform X3, with the protein product MRLLPALLALAAARPLACADSHWCYDIQAKASNYACLVMVLLEDEASVTGGGLAARYRAKQMHLHWSEELDKGSEHTLNGVRYAMEMHIVHEKEKGTSRSEKEAQDPKDEIAVLAFLVEAGSEKNDGFQPLVEALSYVPRPKMNTTMNDSISLLDLLPKKETLRHYFRYLGSLTTPGCEEKVVWTVFQERIQLHKDQIAAFSTKLYYDSEQKLKMTDNVRPLQRQGQRLVFKSQAPGQLLPLPLPTLLVPMLTCLLAGFLA